A genome region from Lucilia cuprina isolate Lc7/37 chromosome 3, ASM2204524v1, whole genome shotgun sequence includes the following:
- the LOC124418777 gene encoding uncharacterized protein LOC124418777 isoform X2 has translation MDCLEDSQRVRTNPTKKWNLEEEKSLIEFLIANREIEKPTAQAYYKRFSVETKVEVDWKLIRSKVRNMRTSYNKAKGWEGSTGAGSMDGETMKASLIKMCTFFYELDDIFGSRIVDNAVIDDSLSSDNFDCTDACIEESLHKEIENVASTSKKGIYSRTALSDILQMQTEMLNFKKERAEKELTLKEKEFSLKEREIGLREKEIESNELIKVKELEMKERLAMEELKLKYKQ, from the exons atggaTTGTTTAGAAGATTCTCAg CGCGTGCGCACCAACCCCACAAAGAAATGGAATTTGGAGGAAGAGAAGTCCTTAATAGAATTTTTGATAGCAAATCGTGAGATAGAG AAGCCAACAGCGCAGGCTTACTACAAACGTTTTTCAGTCGAGACAAAGGTAGAAGTAGATTGGAAGCTTATCCGATCTAAGGTAAGGAACATGCGCACCAGCTACAATAAAGCCAAAGGTTGGGAGGGATCAACCGGGGCAGGCAGCATGGATGGCGAAACCATGAAAg CGTCACTAATAAAAATgtgtacatttttttatgaGCTGGATGACATTTTTGGATCCAGGATTGTCGATAATGCTGTTATTGATGATAGCCTTTCTTCCGACAATTTCGACTGCACCGATGCATGCATTGAAGAAAGTCTacataaagaaattgaaaatgtagCTTCCACGAGCAAGAAAGGAATTTATTCCAGAACAGCATTGTCCGACATTTTGCAAATGCAAACAGAAatgcttaattttaaaaaagaaagagcTGAAAAAGAGCTAACTTTAAAGGAAAAAGAATTTAGTTTAAAGGAAAGAGAAATAGGGCTGAGAGAAAAGGAAATAGAAAGCAACGAGCTTATAAAAGTTAAGGAGCTGGAAATGAAGGAGAGGTTAGCAATGGAGGAGCTGAAgctaaaatacaaacaataa
- the LOC124418777 gene encoding uncharacterized protein LOC124418777 isoform X1, with the protein MDCLEDSQPKCKRVRTNPTKKWNLEEEKSLIEFLIANREIEKPTAQAYYKRFSVETKVEVDWKLIRSKVRNMRTSYNKAKGWEGSTGAGSMDGETMKASLIKMCTFFYELDDIFGSRIVDNAVIDDSLSSDNFDCTDACIEESLHKEIENVASTSKKGIYSRTALSDILQMQTEMLNFKKERAEKELTLKEKEFSLKEREIGLREKEIESNELIKVKELEMKERLAMEELKLKYKQ; encoded by the exons atggaTTGTTTAGAAGATTCTCAg ccAAAATGTAAGCGCGTGCGCACCAACCCCACAAAGAAATGGAATTTGGAGGAAGAGAAGTCCTTAATAGAATTTTTGATAGCAAATCGTGAGATAGAG AAGCCAACAGCGCAGGCTTACTACAAACGTTTTTCAGTCGAGACAAAGGTAGAAGTAGATTGGAAGCTTATCCGATCTAAGGTAAGGAACATGCGCACCAGCTACAATAAAGCCAAAGGTTGGGAGGGATCAACCGGGGCAGGCAGCATGGATGGCGAAACCATGAAAg CGTCACTAATAAAAATgtgtacatttttttatgaGCTGGATGACATTTTTGGATCCAGGATTGTCGATAATGCTGTTATTGATGATAGCCTTTCTTCCGACAATTTCGACTGCACCGATGCATGCATTGAAGAAAGTCTacataaagaaattgaaaatgtagCTTCCACGAGCAAGAAAGGAATTTATTCCAGAACAGCATTGTCCGACATTTTGCAAATGCAAACAGAAatgcttaattttaaaaaagaaagagcTGAAAAAGAGCTAACTTTAAAGGAAAAAGAATTTAGTTTAAAGGAAAGAGAAATAGGGCTGAGAGAAAAGGAAATAGAAAGCAACGAGCTTATAAAAGTTAAGGAGCTGGAAATGAAGGAGAGGTTAGCAATGGAGGAGCTGAAgctaaaatacaaacaataa